Proteins encoded together in one uncultured Desulfosarcina sp. window:
- a CDS encoding class I SAM-dependent methyltransferase — protein sequence MHDAIDFSGKDILEIGCGNGSISTCLAKGSGSYIAIDPDPVCIEQAKQLDTEIIFQTGTGQALNFPDNRFGLVLFTLSLHHQDSAPALEEAFRVLKPGSHVLVVEPNARAAFELFFNLFGDETQALEAAETAIRNSRFTLKNEDQFQVTASFENIRDLCEYDFGRELPDPADNQKILDLLCRVKNWVSPAHIPHVPIDLVDELRLFLLEKPLS from the coding sequence ATGCACGACGCAATTGATTTTTCAGGTAAGGACATCCTGGAAATCGGCTGTGGAAACGGTAGTATTTCCACTTGCCTGGCCAAAGGTTCCGGCTCCTATATTGCCATCGACCCTGACCCGGTCTGCATTGAACAGGCAAAACAGCTGGACACTGAAATCATTTTCCAAACCGGCACAGGCCAGGCCCTGAATTTCCCGGACAATCGCTTTGGCCTGGTCCTGTTCACCCTTTCCCTTCACCACCAGGACAGCGCACCTGCCCTGGAAGAGGCCTTCCGGGTCCTGAAACCCGGCAGTCACGTCCTGGTGGTGGAACCCAATGCCAGAGCAGCGTTCGAACTGTTTTTCAATTTGTTCGGCGATGAAACACAGGCCCTGGAGGCAGCTGAGACTGCAATCAGAAACAGTCGATTCACATTAAAGAATGAGGATCAATTCCAGGTAACTGCATCCTTTGAAAATATCCGGGACCTGTGTGAATATGACTTTGGCCGGGAATTGCCCGACCCTGCTGATAACCAGAAAATTTTAGATCTCCTTTGCCGCGTGAAAAACTGGGTCTCGCCTGCCCATATCCCGCATGTCCCCATTGATCTGGTTGACGAACTCAGGCTGTTTCTCCTTGAAAAACCTTTATCCTGA
- a CDS encoding transporter substrate-binding domain-containing protein: MTKYNQMRLYTVFIWCFVIWTYGVAITEAQQPGEESTILKIGTMDLPPYGWEDSQHEKHGIIYELNQEIGIRSGFSFTNKILPHNRMYQMLKNGKIDLISSQAHQAALDAGDKLAVQFTINVIVATQKGSGIQKIEDLKGQKLIYHHSASYPQLDGLPPKEIIRVQHYQQILKMLYSRPYNGGVFSEPAYYYWMQEIGFTPTDFGKVIMIECNKEQWIFVRKELPQKVRIILKQIVEDMYKENLYEALLKKYGKK, from the coding sequence ATGACAAAATACAATCAGATGAGACTGTATACAGTTTTCATTTGGTGTTTTGTCATATGGACATATGGCGTTGCCATCACTGAAGCGCAGCAACCAGGTGAGGAATCCACCATCCTGAAAATCGGCACGATGGACCTTCCTCCCTACGGGTGGGAAGATTCGCAGCATGAAAAACACGGAATTATCTATGAACTGAATCAGGAAATCGGTATCCGGTCAGGGTTCTCATTTACCAACAAAATTCTGCCGCATAACAGAATGTACCAGATGCTGAAGAATGGAAAAATTGATCTGATCTCGTCTCAGGCTCACCAGGCTGCCCTGGATGCCGGAGACAAACTGGCCGTACAGTTTACTATTAATGTGATTGTCGCTACCCAAAAAGGATCTGGAATTCAGAAAATTGAGGATCTCAAGGGGCAGAAATTAATCTATCATCATTCTGCCTCTTATCCGCAGCTGGATGGATTGCCACCGAAAGAGATCATTCGGGTGCAACATTACCAGCAGATTCTCAAAATGTTGTACAGCCGCCCATATAACGGAGGTGTATTTTCCGAGCCTGCTTATTATTACTGGATGCAGGAGATAGGGTTCACTCCCACCGATTTTGGTAAAGTTATCATGATTGAGTGCAACAAAGAACAATGGATATTTGTGAGAAAAGAACTCCCTCAGAAAGTCCGGATAATTCTTAAACAAATTGTTGAAGATATGTACAAGGAAAATCTGTATGAGGCGCTGCTAAAGAAATATGGGAAGAAATAA
- a CDS encoding ArsA family ATPase, translated as MSEIPIHFFIGKGGVGKSTTSALTAVHLAATGRRTLLVSMDPAHNQCDIFGMRFSGKSRPVAPNLEVREIDTEYWIHRYLKETRNHLKRTYAYQSAFNLQDHFNVLQYAPGLEEYALLLAFEDIMQAAGGQDAIIFDMAPTALSLRFFSLPSISLVWLDELLKLRSAICKKKEIISKIKMGACEFETDRVRTKLDELIASHTRLKSRFMSSSTHVNLVLNNDRLSLSEARRIERRLADIDISISRIVVNKVGPEETADDIAENFSIQRLAMLPLVPGGILGLDGLEQAVSENAGALCSITD; from the coding sequence ATGTCCGAGATTCCCATCCATTTTTTTATCGGCAAGGGCGGTGTGGGCAAGTCCACCACATCGGCCCTGACCGCCGTTCACCTGGCGGCCACGGGGCGGCGCACCCTGCTCGTATCCATGGACCCGGCCCACAACCAGTGCGATATTTTCGGGATGCGCTTTTCCGGCAAATCCCGGCCAGTGGCCCCGAACCTCGAAGTCCGGGAGATCGACACCGAATACTGGATACACCGTTATCTGAAGGAGACGCGCAACCACCTTAAACGCACCTACGCCTACCAGAGCGCCTTCAACCTGCAGGACCATTTCAACGTTTTACAATACGCGCCGGGACTGGAAGAATATGCCCTGCTGCTGGCCTTTGAAGACATCATGCAGGCCGCCGGCGGCCAGGACGCCATTATCTTCGATATGGCCCCCACGGCCCTCTCCCTGCGGTTCTTCTCCCTGCCTTCCATTAGTCTGGTGTGGCTCGACGAATTGCTGAAGCTGCGCAGCGCCATCTGCAAGAAAAAAGAAATCATCTCCAAAATCAAAATGGGCGCCTGCGAGTTCGAGACCGACCGGGTCCGGACAAAACTGGACGAACTGATCGCAAGCCATACCCGCCTCAAATCACGCTTCATGTCCTCAAGCACCCATGTGAACCTGGTGCTGAACAACGACCGGCTCAGCCTTTCCGAAGCCCGGCGCATCGAAAGGCGCCTGGCCGACATCGATATTTCCATTTCCCGGATCGTGGTCAACAAAGTGGGACCGGAAGAAACGGCGGATGACATCGCCGAGAACTTTTCCATCCAGCGCCTTGCCATGCTACCCTTGGTTCCCGGAGGCATTCTCGGCCTTGACGGACTCGAGCAGGCGGTATCCGAAAACGCTGGCGCTCTTTGTTCTATTACCGATTAA
- a CDS encoding carbon starvation protein A has translation MDALIIVVLAFAGYIVMYNLYGRYVGRRIFALSGESQAPSVSMEDGVDYVPTKKEVIFGHHFTSIAGTGPIVGPAIAIIWGWVPALLWVFIGSIVMGAVHDFGALIISMRNQGKSISDYTAKYINSRTRFLFFLIVFLELWIVIAVFGLVIAIIFAMYPQSVLAVWVEVPIAMVLGYLVYKKGKGVMGLSIWAIVLMYLAVFIGPYMPMKMPAIAGIPATGVWTIILMIYAFFASVLPVTALLQPRDFINSHQLVIAMVLLILGVLAAAFFGGLEIVAPAVQAQPAQAPPMWPFLFITIACGAISGFHSLVSSGTSAKQVRSEDDSLFVGYGSMLMEGALATLVIVAVAAGIGLGYTTKAGETLTGVAAWTTHYSSWAAAAGLGSKISAFVDGAANMINTLGIPKQFTLAIMAVFVASFAGTTLDTATRIQRYVLSELFTSLRMEYLTGKYVATFIAVGTACILAFATGAGGKGALKLWPLFGAVNQTLAALALIVITLYLKTKGGLKWLVAGIPAVFMSVMTLWAAVMNQFKFGTQHNLLLQTINLVIIIIAAWIVVEGVVKFFSTDDIAMDGASEVTSV, from the coding sequence ATGGATGCATTGATCATCGTTGTTCTGGCATTTGCCGGATACATCGTCATGTACAATCTTTACGGCCGGTACGTCGGCAGGAGGATCTTCGCCCTTTCGGGCGAATCCCAAGCCCCGTCGGTCAGCATGGAAGACGGCGTCGATTACGTGCCGACCAAAAAGGAGGTGATTTTCGGCCACCATTTTACTTCCATCGCCGGAACAGGCCCCATCGTCGGCCCGGCCATCGCCATCATCTGGGGATGGGTACCGGCCCTGTTATGGGTTTTTATCGGAAGCATCGTCATGGGGGCGGTCCACGATTTCGGCGCCCTGATCATCTCCATGCGCAACCAGGGCAAATCCATTTCGGACTACACCGCCAAGTACATCAACAGCCGCACCCGCTTTCTCTTCTTCCTGATCGTCTTTCTGGAGCTGTGGATCGTCATTGCCGTCTTCGGGCTGGTGATCGCCATTATCTTCGCCATGTATCCCCAGTCGGTGCTGGCCGTTTGGGTGGAAGTGCCCATCGCCATGGTGCTCGGGTATCTGGTGTATAAAAAAGGCAAAGGCGTCATGGGGCTCTCCATCTGGGCCATCGTGCTCATGTACCTGGCCGTCTTCATCGGGCCTTATATGCCCATGAAAATGCCCGCCATCGCCGGCATTCCGGCTACCGGTGTCTGGACCATCATCCTGATGATCTACGCCTTCTTCGCCTCGGTCCTGCCGGTCACCGCCCTGCTCCAGCCGCGGGATTTCATCAACTCCCATCAGTTGGTCATCGCCATGGTGCTGCTGATCCTGGGGGTGCTGGCGGCCGCCTTTTTCGGAGGATTGGAGATCGTGGCACCGGCGGTCCAGGCCCAGCCGGCCCAGGCCCCGCCCATGTGGCCGTTCCTGTTCATTACCATCGCCTGCGGCGCCATTTCCGGGTTCCATTCGCTGGTCTCTTCGGGCACCTCGGCCAAACAGGTCCGCAGCGAAGACGATTCGCTGTTCGTCGGCTACGGGTCCATGCTCATGGAAGGGGCCCTGGCCACCCTGGTGATCGTTGCCGTGGCCGCGGGCATCGGCCTGGGCTACACCACCAAGGCCGGTGAAACCCTGACCGGCGTCGCCGCCTGGACCACCCACTACTCGTCCTGGGCCGCCGCAGCCGGTCTGGGGTCCAAGATCAGCGCCTTCGTGGACGGCGCGGCCAATATGATCAACACCTTAGGCATTCCCAAACAGTTCACCCTGGCCATCATGGCGGTCTTCGTGGCCTCTTTCGCCGGCACCACCCTGGACACCGCCACCCGGATCCAGCGCTACGTCCTCTCGGAGTTGTTCACCAGCCTCAGGATGGAATACCTGACCGGCAAGTATGTGGCCACCTTCATCGCCGTGGGTACCGCCTGCATCCTGGCCTTTGCCACCGGCGCCGGCGGCAAGGGCGCCCTGAAGCTCTGGCCCCTGTTCGGTGCGGTCAACCAGACCCTGGCGGCCCTGGCTCTGATCGTCATCACCCTGTACCTGAAAACCAAAGGCGGGTTGAAGTGGTTGGTTGCCGGAATCCCGGCCGTCTTCATGTCCGTGATGACCCTCTGGGCGGCCGTGATGAACCAGTTCAAGTTCGGCACCCAGCACAACCTGCTTTTGCAGACAATTAATCTTGTCATCATTATCATTGCAGCCTGGATCGTCGTCGAGGGAGTGGTGAAGTTCTTCTCCACCGACGATATCGCCATGGACGGTGCCAGCGAGGTGACATCCGTCTGA
- a CDS encoding response regulator — protein MDLLTRLRTKKILLVDDDEWIRDSMGAFFDSEGCFFKAVESAEAGIDALREKQYDIIIADYRLPGMDGLAFFDRIRRSHTASLKILITAHGDRTLAERSAAAGVDDYIAKPFQMQDIETSLTRLMNGRSK, from the coding sequence ATGGATCTGCTCACCCGGTTGCGAACAAAAAAAATTCTCCTGGTCGACGACGATGAATGGATCCGCGATTCCATGGGAGCCTTTTTCGACAGCGAGGGGTGCTTCTTCAAGGCCGTGGAAAGTGCCGAAGCCGGCATCGATGCGCTCCGGGAAAAACAATACGACATTATTATCGCCGATTACCGGCTGCCTGGGATGGACGGACTGGCCTTCTTCGACCGTATCCGGCGTTCCCACACCGCTTCCCTCAAAATCCTGATTACCGCCCATGGCGATCGAACGCTGGCGGAAAGATCCGCTGCGGCCGGGGTGGACGACTATATCGCCAAACCGTTTCAGATGCAGGACATCGAAACGTCTTTAACCCGTTTGATGAACGGGAGAAGCAAATAA
- a CDS encoding sigma-54 dependent transcriptional regulator codes for MRPFAIHVVDDEELIRDSIATAFADTYCIETFPSAETALAAMQASLPDLVLLDIGLPGMDGLQAIEEIHKRHPGLRVVMITAFEEIDTVVRAMRLGAHDYVVKPLQMAGLEATIRNALESVRLQKEVRSLQQQFLQAHIPCFIARSEVIQDVMAFVSQVAQSPDTPILIQGDTGTGKELVASTIHYRSPNFKGPFVTVNCATIPKDLLESELFGYEKGAFSGAIAAGKRGLVEMAAGGTLFLDEVGDLSPRAQAKLLRFLEQGEYYHVGGVRLQTLHTRVISATNQDLDAMIEKGEFRKDLYFRLGVVKVKIPSLNARMDDILPLARHFMVEFGEKFAKAITGFSPAAEKALLSHNWTGNVRELKNVIERGALTAAGPILSPADLGLEAASEPAPSGAMDFPPLPPDGLDLTALTRSMEKYYMEAAMQMAGGNESRAAGLLGLNHHTFRYRRKKILSGDS; via the coding sequence ATGAGACCTTTCGCCATCCATGTCGTCGACGATGAAGAACTCATTCGGGACAGCATTGCAACGGCCTTTGCCGATACCTATTGCATCGAAACCTTCCCGTCGGCGGAAACGGCCCTGGCGGCCATGCAGGCGAGCCTGCCGGACCTGGTGCTGCTGGACATCGGGCTGCCGGGCATGGACGGCTTGCAGGCCATAGAGGAGATCCACAAACGGCATCCCGGTCTGAGGGTGGTCATGATCACCGCCTTCGAGGAGATCGATACCGTTGTCCGGGCCATGAGACTGGGCGCCCACGATTATGTGGTCAAACCGCTGCAAATGGCCGGCCTGGAAGCGACCATCCGCAACGCACTGGAAAGCGTCCGGCTTCAAAAAGAGGTCCGGTCGCTCCAGCAGCAGTTCCTGCAGGCCCATATCCCCTGCTTTATCGCCCGGAGTGAAGTCATTCAGGATGTCATGGCCTTTGTCAGCCAAGTGGCCCAAAGCCCGGACACGCCCATCCTGATTCAGGGCGACACCGGCACCGGCAAGGAACTGGTCGCCAGCACCATTCATTACCGGAGCCCCAATTTCAAAGGGCCGTTCGTTACCGTCAACTGCGCCACCATCCCCAAAGATCTGCTGGAAAGCGAACTGTTCGGCTACGAAAAAGGCGCCTTCAGCGGCGCCATAGCCGCCGGCAAACGCGGCCTCGTGGAAATGGCCGCCGGCGGAACCCTCTTTCTGGATGAAGTCGGCGATCTCAGTCCCCGGGCCCAGGCCAAGCTGCTGCGATTTCTCGAACAGGGGGAGTACTACCATGTGGGGGGCGTCCGTCTCCAGACGCTGCATACCCGGGTGATCTCGGCCACCAACCAGGATCTGGACGCCATGATAGAAAAGGGAGAATTCCGCAAGGATCTCTACTTCCGCCTGGGGGTGGTGAAGGTGAAAATTCCTTCCCTCAACGCCCGTATGGACGACATCCTTCCCCTGGCGCGCCATTTTATGGTCGAATTCGGCGAGAAGTTCGCCAAGGCCATCACCGGATTCTCTCCCGCGGCGGAAAAGGCCCTGCTGAGCCACAACTGGACGGGGAACGTGCGGGAGTTGAAAAATGTCATCGAACGGGGGGCGCTGACCGCAGCAGGCCCGATCCTGTCACCCGCCGATCTCGGATTGGAGGCCGCCTCCGAACCGGCGCCCTCCGGCGCCATGGACTTTCCCCCGCTCCCGCCGGACGGCCTCGACCTGACCGCCCTTACCCGGTCCATGGAAAAATATTATATGGAAGCGGCAATGCAGATGGCCGGCGGCAATGAAAGCCGTGCGGCGGGCCTGCTGGGCCTCAACCACCACACCTTCCGCTACCGCCGCAAAAAAATTCTCTCCGGCGATTCCTGA